In Blattabacterium cuenoti, a single window of DNA contains:
- a CDS encoding aspartate aminotransferase family protein codes for MKLFDVYSIINVELQHSKGVYVFDKQNNMYLDFYGGHAVISIGHSHPNYLKSLTNQINNKISYYSNSVIIHQQQKLANLLGNLSGYEDYSLFICNSGTESNENALKIASFHTGKKKVIAFKGAFHGRTSGSVSVTDNYKLVSPFNTQHNITFIKYKDLDVLEKQLQHENVCAVITEGIQGISGIIDPGSNFFCQATKICKKYDAVFIVDEVQSGYGRTGLFFAHQFYSIKPDLITIAKGMGNGFPIGAVLIHPKFKPYHGMLGTTFGGSHLACTAGISVLEIIKNENLIENAKIMGELLLKKLHIISSIKKIRGRGLMMGLEFDFPVDDLKNVLIFKEKVFVGVSSNPYVLRLLPPLSIKECHVDLFVNKLKNALSFLGKT; via the coding sequence ATGAAATTATTTGATGTTTATTCTATTATAAATGTAGAACTGCAACATAGTAAAGGAGTTTATGTTTTTGATAAACAAAATAATATGTATTTAGATTTTTATGGAGGACATGCAGTTATATCTATTGGGCACTCACATCCAAATTATCTTAAATCTTTAACAAATCAAATTAATAATAAAATATCCTATTATTCAAATAGTGTTATTATTCATCAACAACAAAAATTAGCTAATTTACTTGGCAATCTTTCAGGATATGAAGATTATTCATTATTTATTTGTAATTCTGGAACTGAATCTAATGAAAATGCATTGAAAATTGCTTCTTTTCATACAGGTAAAAAAAAAGTGATTGCTTTTAAAGGAGCTTTTCATGGAAGAACTAGTGGAAGTGTATCAGTTACGGATAATTATAAATTAGTATCTCCGTTCAACACTCAACATAATATCACTTTTATAAAGTACAAAGATCTTGATGTTTTGGAAAAACAATTACAACATGAAAATGTTTGTGCTGTAATTACGGAAGGAATACAAGGTATTTCTGGTATTATTGATCCTGGATCAAATTTTTTTTGTCAAGCAACTAAAATATGCAAAAAATATGATGCAGTGTTTATTGTTGACGAGGTGCAAAGTGGATATGGAAGAACGGGTTTATTTTTTGCTCATCAATTTTATTCTATAAAACCAGATTTAATAACTATTGCTAAAGGAATGGGTAATGGATTCCCTATAGGAGCTGTATTAATTCATCCTAAATTTAAACCTTATCATGGAATGTTGGGAACTACCTTTGGTGGTAGCCATTTAGCTTGTACTGCAGGAATTTCTGTATTAGAGATCATTAAAAATGAAAATTTAATTGAAAATGCAAAAATAATGGGTGAATTATTGTTGAAAAAATTACATATAATATCTTCAATAAAAAAAATCAGAGGAAGGGGATTGATGATGGGCTTAGAATTTGATTTTCCTGTTGATGATTTAAAAAATGTTCTAATATTTAAAGAAAAAGTTTTTGTTGGTGTCTCCAGTAATCCTTATGTTTTGCGATTGCTACCTCCATTGAGTATTAAAGAATGTCATGTTGATTTGTTTGTTAACAAGTTAAAAAACGCATTATCATTTTTAGGAAAAACATGA
- the argC gene encoding N-acetyl-gamma-glutamyl-phosphate reductase: MIKIGIIGGTGYTAGELIRLLIYHPKAKIISVVSKSNPESFIHDVHQDLLGEINMKFSKSLDQNIDLVFLCSGHGQSRKELQNIPKHSKVIDLSQDFRNENQSYFQDRKFIYGLPELHKNIIKESNNIANPGCFATAIILAILPLAKIKLLKKDIHISSITGSTGTGKQIIDTNNFSWRNNNMSTYNIFTHQHLNEIEQTICKLQNNFSPYIYFVPYRGNFSRGIISTVYTTLSSDISLEKKKNIYYDFYKNHPFVEISETNIDLKQVINTNKCFLHLIERQNKFIVISIIDNLIKGASGQAIQNMNLIFNLVETYGLNLKSIRF; encoded by the coding sequence ATGATTAAAATAGGGATAATAGGAGGAACTGGGTACACAGCTGGAGAATTGATAAGATTGTTAATTTATCATCCTAAAGCTAAAATTATAAGTGTAGTTAGTAAAAGCAATCCAGAATCTTTTATTCATGATGTTCATCAAGATCTATTAGGAGAAATCAATATGAAATTTTCTAAATCATTAGACCAAAACATTGACCTTGTTTTTCTTTGTTCAGGACATGGCCAATCCAGAAAAGAATTGCAAAATATACCAAAACATAGCAAAGTTATTGATTTAAGTCAAGATTTTAGAAATGAGAATCAATCTTATTTTCAAGATAGAAAGTTTATTTATGGACTACCAGAATTACATAAAAATATAATTAAAGAGTCTAACAATATAGCAAATCCAGGATGTTTTGCTACAGCAATTATTTTAGCAATTTTACCCTTAGCTAAAATAAAATTATTAAAAAAAGATATTCATATCAGTTCTATTACTGGTTCTACAGGTACTGGAAAACAAATAATTGATACAAATAATTTTAGTTGGAGGAATAACAATATGTCTACTTATAATATATTTACTCATCAACATTTGAATGAAATAGAACAAACAATTTGTAAATTGCAAAATAATTTTTCTCCATACATTTATTTTGTGCCTTATAGAGGAAATTTTTCTAGAGGTATTATATCAACTGTATATACTACTTTGAGTTCTGATATTTCTTTAGAAAAAAAGAAAAACATATATTATGATTTTTATAAAAATCATCCGTTTGTAGAAATTTCAGAAACAAATATAGATTTAAAACAAGTGATTAATACTAATAAATGTTTTTTACATCTTATTGAAAGACAAAATAAATTTATCGTTATAAGTATTATTGATAATTTAATCAAAGGAGCTTCTGGTCAAGCTATACAAAATATGAATTTGATTTTTAATTTAGTAGAAACCTATGGTTTAAATTTAAAATCTATTCGTTTCTGA
- a CDS encoding argininosuccinate synthase domain-containing protein encodes MKINVRVSNKQDTKYAYIICNKIQESAKIRGTGIAKKDPEYIKLKMILGNAVIAFCNDKLAGFGYLDVFQKQEFVVNSGLIVFPEYRKQGLAKIIKLEIFNLSKTKFPHSKIFSITTNNYVIKINTELGFKPVSFSEITKSEKFWKGCESCSNFDILTRNKRKMCLCTGMLYNPLKKRKKNELFDGDRIVLAYSGGLDTSYCLKFLIQKGYEVHTVIINTGGFKKSELKNIEILALKIGSKSHKSIDAIEEYYQNCIKYLIFGNILKNNTYPLSVSSERIFQAIKIAKYARDMKAKAIAHGSTGAGNDQIRFDIAFQIICPETITLSPIRDFKVSRKEEIEYLKTFGISIGIGWDKAKYSINKGIWGTSIGGKETLTSLEDLPNEAYPKQLKRTKSENLALDFEKGELVGVNGERAKAIKNIIKIEKIASEFAIGRGIHIGDTILGIKGRVGFEASAAIIIIQAHHLLEKHILTKWQLYWKDQLSNWYGMLLHEAQYLDPVMRNIETFLSSTQERLTGQVKVVLYPYRFNLVGIKSKFDLMTSNMAQYGEMNYAWTKEDITGFTKILSNQMKMYHNLKEENNND; translated from the coding sequence ATGAAAATAAATGTTAGAGTATCTAATAAACAAGATACAAAATATGCTTATATTATTTGTAATAAAATACAGGAATCAGCAAAAATTAGAGGAACAGGTATTGCTAAAAAAGATCCAGAATACATTAAATTAAAAATGATTCTTGGTAATGCAGTTATTGCTTTTTGTAATGATAAACTTGCTGGATTTGGATATTTAGATGTTTTTCAAAAACAGGAATTTGTTGTTAATTCTGGATTAATTGTATTTCCAGAATATAGGAAACAAGGATTAGCAAAAATTATTAAATTAGAAATTTTTAATCTTTCAAAAACAAAATTTCCACATTCTAAAATTTTTAGCATTACTACCAATAATTATGTCATTAAAATCAATACAGAATTAGGATTCAAACCTGTTTCATTTAGTGAGATTACTAAATCAGAAAAATTTTGGAAAGGATGTGAAAGTTGTTCCAATTTTGATATATTAACAAGAAATAAAAGAAAAATGTGCCTTTGTACGGGAATGCTATATAATCCGTTAAAAAAACGTAAAAAAAATGAATTATTTGATGGAGATAGAATTGTGTTGGCTTATAGTGGAGGATTAGATACATCTTATTGTTTAAAATTTTTAATTCAAAAAGGATATGAAGTACATACTGTTATTATTAATACAGGAGGATTTAAAAAAAGTGAATTAAAAAATATTGAAATTCTAGCTTTAAAAATAGGTTCTAAATCACATAAATCTATTGATGCGATAGAAGAGTATTATCAGAATTGTATAAAATATCTTATATTTGGCAATATTTTAAAAAATAATACATATCCACTTTCTGTTAGTTCAGAAAGAATATTTCAAGCAATTAAAATTGCAAAATATGCTAGAGATATGAAAGCAAAAGCTATTGCTCATGGAAGTACAGGTGCTGGAAATGATCAAATAAGATTTGATATAGCTTTTCAAATTATTTGTCCAGAAACAATTACTTTATCTCCTATAAGAGATTTTAAAGTTTCAAGGAAAGAAGAAATAGAATATTTAAAAACTTTTGGTATTTCTATTGGTATTGGGTGGGACAAAGCAAAATATTCAATCAATAAAGGAATTTGGGGGACTAGTATTGGAGGAAAAGAAACATTAACCTCATTAGAGGATCTCCCTAATGAGGCATATCCGAAACAATTAAAAAGAACCAAAAGTGAAAATTTAGCATTAGACTTCGAAAAGGGAGAATTGGTTGGTGTAAATGGAGAAAGAGCAAAAGCTATAAAAAATATTATAAAAATTGAAAAAATAGCATCAGAATTTGCAATAGGAAGAGGAATTCATATTGGAGATACTATTTTAGGAATTAAAGGTAGGGTTGGCTTTGAAGCCTCTGCTGCAATTATTATTATTCAAGCACATCATTTATTAGAGAAACATATTCTGACAAAATGGCAATTATATTGGAAAGACCAATTATCCAATTGGTATGGAATGCTACTTCATGAAGCACAATATTTAGATCCTGTTATGAGGAATATAGAAACTTTTTTAAGCAGTACACAAGAAAGATTAACTGGTCAAGTAAAAGTAGTTTTATATCCATACAGATTTAATTTGGTTGGAATTAAATCTAAGTTTGATTTAATGACATCCAATATGGCTCAATATGGGGAAATGAATTATGCTTGGACAAAAGAAGATATAACAGGATTTACAAAAATTTTGAGCAATCAAATGAAAATGTATCATAATTTAAAAGAAGAAAATAATAATGATTAA
- the dnaE gene encoding DNA polymerase III subunit alpha, whose protein sequence is MYLIIDTETTGLPIYYKNPVTDTENWPRLVQIAWQSHDCFGKILEFKNFIVKPDNYEIPFNSFKIHGITNQIAEKYGKNLTFVINQFEKILKKSEYIIGHNLEFDINIIDCEYFRINKKTLLKVNKKKILDTKNLATDYCKLPGTGVKKKFKWPKLTELYYKLFGITLNHAHNAAYDVKATARCFLELLRLGVINYSKSGIKEKIINKFREIFPMIIPSSIVSFKDVIHPTYTTTTTSYNKYPTKHNLLCDITKLKNKKYSHIHNHTCFSILHSTIKVQSLVERAICNNMPAVGITDYGNMMGVFYFLDAINDANKKYSYLKKSIKGIIGSEVFISDNYLQKQFTKDKPDKYYHQVLLSKNKAGYHNLSKLCSHGFLDGYYSGRPRVGKKLIEKYKDNLIAITGDLNAEIPYTILNYGKMKAEKIFLWWKEIFQDDFYVELLRHGLEEEDYVNQILLQFARKYNVKFIIQNNTFYLDKTESDAHDILLCIKYVKKKSTPIGTGKEYRFGFPNSEFFFKSTEEMKILFSDLPEAFDNLEELIDKIDCYQLSHPILLPKFNISKNFENTMDKIDGGGNIDENKLLKIMTYEGAKKRYPLISKSIIKRINFELNTIEKLGYPGYFLIVQNFIYIAKKMNISVGPGRGSVAGSVVAYCIGITNIDPIKYQLLFERFLNPERINLPDIDIDFDDRGRDKIIEWVVNKYGKNKVAQIITYATMGARSSIRDTARVLNLSLEKTDRLAKMIPECSVSLKYILSENFSLIMKKMKKMDLDKVKRLRNIAKNQYSLEGQILEKAKMLEGTIRSTGIHACGIIISPYDIIEYVPVAISRESDLMLTQFDNNVVEKTGLLKMDFLGLKTLTIIKDTLELLKNRTTDILLKFSLEDKKTYSLFQRGDTVAVFQYESPGMQKYLRDLKPDKFDDLIAMNALFRPGPMQYIPNFISRKHGYESITYDFPEVEQILKDTYGITIYQEQVMLISQKIANFTKVEADILRKAMGKKNKGELNKLKNKFIYNAIKNGYSKIGIEKIWKDWECFSSYAFNKSHATCYAYIAFQTAYLKTHFPCEYMASVLSNNMDNMKQLSFFIKECKRLQINIIEPDINYSDSCFTVINPTFIRFGLRGIKGVGENAVKIIMNERTKNGFYKNIFDFVERIDLRIVNKKTLESLILSGALDSFNIDRETYFYIDEEEQKKEKTHKSSIIEKIIQVGSKHHSIKKKHSIKDDIQAIIKKKNNKLWTKNTLIDKKKEVLGIDLSIRSYVTNTKVDKKTCFINLSLDQLNHYAKQIIGKTLYICGFFAKKDNMKNGKLYGIFLEEDNHFSKRLIIHGNGKKYLKYKHYNNNLSFYSYVIIFEKIQMYRIESFKKILKTWINKLILKIQLKYLNKITIDKLENLLLSQNIGNKKLYIMIYNRENKSIYFESIKYELEINYNFLKELEKIKGVDVCLN, encoded by the coding sequence ATGTATCTTATTATAGACACTGAAACGACTGGCTTACCAATATATTATAAAAATCCTGTTACTGATACAGAAAATTGGCCAAGATTAGTACAAATTGCTTGGCAGAGTCATGATTGTTTTGGGAAAATTTTAGAATTTAAAAATTTTATAGTTAAACCAGATAATTACGAAATTCCTTTCAATTCGTTTAAAATTCATGGTATTACTAATCAAATTGCGGAAAAATATGGAAAAAATTTAACATTTGTTATAAACCAATTTGAAAAAATATTGAAAAAATCTGAATATATAATTGGACATAACTTAGAATTTGATATAAATATTATTGATTGCGAATATTTTAGGATCAACAAAAAAACTTTATTAAAAGTAAATAAAAAAAAAATTTTGGATACCAAAAATCTGGCAACTGATTATTGTAAATTGCCTGGGACTGGAGTAAAAAAAAAATTTAAATGGCCTAAATTGACTGAATTATATTATAAATTATTCGGAATTACATTAAATCACGCTCATAATGCTGCTTATGATGTAAAAGCTACTGCCCGTTGTTTTTTAGAACTATTACGTTTAGGAGTAATTAATTACAGTAAAAGTGGAATAAAAGAAAAAATTATCAACAAGTTTAGAGAAATTTTTCCTATGATCATTCCTTCATCTATAGTATCATTCAAAGATGTGATTCACCCCACGTACACCACCACCACCACTAGCTATAATAAGTATCCAACTAAACACAACTTATTATGCGATATAACAAAATTGAAAAATAAAAAATACTCCCATATTCATAATCATACTTGTTTTTCCATTCTTCATTCTACTATTAAAGTTCAATCTTTAGTTGAAAGAGCTATATGTAATAACATGCCAGCAGTAGGAATTACTGATTATGGTAATATGATGGGTGTTTTTTATTTTTTAGATGCTATTAATGATGCAAATAAAAAATATTCATATTTAAAAAAATCTATTAAAGGTATTATTGGTAGTGAAGTATTTATATCAGATAATTATCTGCAAAAACAATTCACTAAAGATAAACCAGATAAATATTATCATCAAGTTTTATTATCCAAAAATAAAGCTGGATATCATAATTTGTCAAAACTTTGTTCTCATGGATTCTTAGATGGGTATTATTCTGGTAGACCAAGAGTTGGTAAAAAATTAATTGAAAAATACAAAGATAATTTAATCGCAATTACCGGTGATTTAAATGCAGAAATTCCATATACAATTCTTAATTATGGAAAGATGAAAGCAGAAAAAATATTTTTGTGGTGGAAAGAAATTTTTCAAGATGATTTTTACGTTGAATTATTACGTCATGGATTAGAAGAAGAAGATTATGTAAATCAAATTTTACTTCAATTTGCTAGAAAATATAATGTTAAATTTATTATACAAAATAATACGTTTTATCTAGATAAAACAGAATCTGATGCACACGATATTTTACTTTGCATAAAGTATGTAAAAAAGAAATCTACTCCTATAGGCACAGGAAAAGAATATAGATTTGGATTTCCTAATAGTGAATTTTTTTTTAAAAGTACAGAAGAAATGAAAATATTATTTTCTGATCTTCCAGAAGCTTTTGATAATCTAGAAGAATTAATTGATAAAATTGATTGTTATCAACTTTCACATCCAATATTACTTCCAAAATTTAATATTTCAAAAAATTTTGAAAATACTATGGATAAAATTGATGGTGGTGGAAATATAGATGAAAACAAATTATTAAAAATAATGACTTATGAAGGAGCTAAAAAACGTTATCCATTAATTTCAAAATCAATTATAAAAAGAATTAATTTTGAATTAAATACAATAGAAAAATTGGGATATCCAGGATATTTTTTGATTGTTCAAAATTTTATATATATAGCTAAAAAAATGAATATTTCAGTAGGGCCTGGTAGAGGATCTGTAGCAGGATCTGTCGTTGCGTATTGTATAGGAATCACTAATATCGATCCAATAAAATATCAACTTCTTTTTGAAAGATTTTTAAATCCTGAAAGGATCAATTTGCCTGATATTGATATTGATTTTGATGATAGAGGACGTGATAAAATTATTGAATGGGTAGTTAATAAATATGGTAAAAATAAAGTTGCACAAATTATTACTTATGCTACTATGGGTGCAAGATCTTCTATTAGAGATACGGCTAGAGTATTAAATCTATCGCTAGAAAAAACTGATCGTCTAGCTAAAATGATTCCTGAATGTTCTGTATCATTAAAATATATATTATCAGAAAATTTCAGTCTTATTATGAAGAAGATGAAAAAAATGGATCTTGATAAGGTTAAAAGATTGAGAAATATAGCGAAAAATCAATATTCATTAGAAGGCCAAATTTTAGAAAAAGCAAAAATGTTAGAAGGGACTATTAGAAGTACTGGAATACACGCTTGTGGAATTATAATTAGTCCATATGATATTATAGAATATGTACCAGTTGCAATTTCAAGAGAATCTGATTTGATGTTAACTCAATTTGATAATAATGTTGTAGAAAAAACTGGATTATTGAAAATGGATTTTTTAGGGTTAAAAACTCTAACAATTATTAAGGATACATTAGAATTATTAAAAAATCGTACTACAGATATACTATTGAAATTTTCTTTAGAGGATAAAAAAACCTATTCGTTATTTCAAAGAGGTGATACTGTTGCAGTTTTTCAATATGAATCTCCTGGTATGCAAAAATATTTGCGTGATCTTAAACCAGATAAATTTGATGATTTAATTGCAATGAATGCTTTGTTCAGACCTGGACCAATGCAATACATTCCTAATTTTATATCAAGAAAACATGGATATGAATCTATTACTTATGATTTTCCAGAAGTGGAACAAATTTTAAAAGATACTTATGGAATAACTATTTATCAAGAACAGGTAATGTTAATATCTCAAAAAATAGCAAATTTTACTAAAGTAGAAGCAGATATTCTTAGAAAAGCTATGGGTAAAAAAAACAAAGGGGAACTTAATAAATTAAAGAACAAGTTTATATATAATGCTATTAAAAATGGATATTCAAAAATAGGAATAGAAAAAATATGGAAAGATTGGGAATGCTTTTCTTCTTATGCATTTAATAAGTCTCATGCTACTTGTTATGCTTATATAGCATTTCAAACTGCGTATCTTAAAACTCACTTTCCATGTGAATATATGGCCTCAGTATTGAGTAATAATATGGATAATATGAAACAACTATCTTTTTTTATTAAAGAATGTAAACGATTGCAAATTAATATTATTGAACCTGATATTAATTATAGTGATTCATGTTTTACAGTCATTAATCCAACATTTATTAGATTTGGATTGAGAGGAATAAAAGGAGTAGGAGAAAATGCTGTAAAAATAATTATGAATGAAAGAACAAAAAATGGATTTTACAAAAATATTTTTGATTTTGTAGAACGTATAGATTTGAGGATAGTGAATAAAAAAACTTTGGAAAGTTTAATTTTATCTGGGGCATTAGACTCATTTAATATTGATAGAGAAACGTATTTTTATATTGATGAAGAAGAACAAAAAAAAGAAAAAACTCATAAGTCAAGCATAATAGAAAAGATTATACAAGTTGGATCCAAACATCATAGTATTAAAAAAAAACATTCTATAAAGGATGATATACAAGCTATAATAAAAAAAAAAAATAATAAGTTATGGACTAAAAATACTCTTATTGATAAAAAAAAAGAAGTTTTGGGAATTGATTTATCTATACGTTCTTATGTTACAAATACAAAAGTTGACAAAAAAACATGTTTTATTAATTTATCTTTGGATCAATTGAACCATTATGCAAAACAAATTATAGGTAAAACATTGTATATATGTGGTTTTTTTGCCAAAAAAGATAATATGAAAAATGGAAAACTATATGGAATTTTTTTGGAAGAAGATAACCATTTTTCTAAAAGGTTGATCATTCATGGAAATGGTAAAAAATATTTAAAATACAAACATTATAATAATAATTTATCATTTTATTCGTATGTAATAATTTTTGAAAAGATACAAATGTATCGTATTGAAAGTTTTAAAAAAATATTAAAAACATGGATTAATAAATTAATCTTAAAAATACAATTAAAGTATTTAAATAAGATAACCATTGATAAATTGGAAAATCTTTTATTATCTCAAAATATAGGTAATAAAAAACTTTATATCATGATATATAATCGTGAAAATAAAAGTATTTATTTTGAATCTATAAAATATGAATTGGAAATCAACTACAATTTTTTAAAAGAATTGGAAAAAATTAAAGGAGTTGATGTTTGTTTGAATTAA
- the rpsA gene encoding 30S ribosomal protein S1, with protein sequence MSSQTQGKINKHTLSNNKHFINRNNNQNSQKNSFNWTKYENHFNEANQKARIKFEKLYTNTLPNIQELEIYQGIVTLMTDNSIIVDIGFKAEGVIPINEFREEFKDDLDLTIGSKIEVMMVKMDYKGQCILSYQKAKILRSWQRINEYYIKGEVILGYVVSRTKGGLIVKIFDIECFLPGSHINVKPVKDYETYVGKTMEVKIVKINKKTKNVVVSHKVLIEKDIEKQRKKMISKLDKGQVLGGKIKNILPYGAFVDLGGVDALLHITDMSWAHINHPTEIVQLEQELKFVVLGVDQDKNRVQLGLKQLQTHPWNSLDKNLKVGSKIKGKVSVLADYGAFVEVIPGVEALLHISEMSWSSDLSSPQDFVQIGEEIKALILTIDRHERKMSLSVKQLTEDPWINIQTKYPVETKTEGTIIKITTFGVLIELEKGISGILYTHDLSWTKKIKHPSEFCNLNEKLEIIVLSLDIKTRKLHLGHKQIIENPWNKYEKVYFIGSVHDGVLINLFDKGGTVSINQEVEAFVPLRFLEKKDGSFVKKGEEIKFKITEFDKESKKIVVSHTSTFRDCDTDSKKTSRVKKIKKIKKSRKFEISTLGDIEGLVKLKEKIEKEKDK encoded by the coding sequence ATGTCTAGTCAGACCCAAGGAAAAATTAACAAACACACATTAAGTAATAATAAACATTTCATCAATCGAAATAACAATCAAAACAGTCAAAAAAATAGTTTTAATTGGACAAAATATGAAAATCATTTTAATGAGGCCAATCAAAAAGCAAGAATAAAGTTTGAAAAACTATATACAAATACTTTACCAAATATTCAAGAATTAGAAATATATCAAGGAATTGTAACATTAATGACGGATAATAGTATTATAGTAGATATTGGATTTAAAGCTGAAGGAGTTATTCCTATTAATGAATTTAGAGAGGAATTTAAAGATGATTTAGATCTTACAATTGGAAGTAAAATAGAAGTTATGATGGTAAAAATGGATTATAAAGGCCAATGTATATTATCATATCAAAAAGCAAAAATTTTAAGAAGTTGGCAACGTATTAATGAATATTATATAAAAGGAGAAGTGATTTTGGGATATGTTGTTTCCAGAACTAAAGGAGGATTAATTGTTAAAATTTTTGATATAGAATGTTTTTTACCTGGATCCCATATTAATGTCAAACCTGTTAAAGATTATGAAACTTATGTAGGAAAAACAATGGAAGTTAAAATTGTTAAAATTAATAAAAAAACAAAAAACGTTGTTGTATCTCACAAAGTATTGATAGAAAAAGATATAGAAAAACAAAGAAAAAAAATGATTTCTAAATTAGATAAAGGACAGGTGTTAGGAGGTAAAATTAAAAATATTCTTCCTTATGGAGCATTTGTAGATTTAGGTGGAGTAGATGCATTATTGCATATAACAGATATGAGTTGGGCACATATCAATCATCCCACTGAAATAGTACAATTAGAACAAGAATTAAAATTTGTAGTTTTAGGTGTAGATCAAGATAAAAATCGTGTACAGTTAGGATTGAAACAATTACAAACTCATCCTTGGAATTCATTAGATAAAAATTTAAAGGTTGGAAGTAAAATAAAGGGAAAAGTAAGTGTATTAGCAGATTATGGAGCTTTTGTTGAAGTAATTCCTGGAGTAGAAGCTTTATTACATATTAGTGAAATGTCTTGGTCATCAGACTTATCTTCTCCACAAGATTTTGTACAAATAGGAGAAGAAATCAAAGCTTTGATTTTAACTATTGATAGACACGAAAGAAAAATGTCTTTAAGTGTTAAACAATTAACTGAAGATCCATGGATAAATATTCAAACCAAATATCCTGTTGAAACTAAAACAGAAGGTACAATCATAAAAATTACTACTTTTGGAGTTTTGATAGAACTAGAAAAAGGAATATCTGGAATTCTATATACTCATGATCTTTCATGGACAAAAAAAATCAAACATCCATCTGAATTTTGTAATTTAAACGAAAAGTTGGAGATAATTGTTCTTTCTTTGGATATAAAAACAAGAAAATTGCATTTAGGTCATAAACAAATTATAGAAAACCCTTGGAATAAATATGAAAAAGTATATTTTATAGGTAGTGTTCACGATGGAGTATTAATTAATTTATTTGATAAAGGAGGAACTGTTAGCATTAATCAGGAGGTAGAAGCATTTGTTCCATTAAGATTTTTAGAAAAAAAAGATGGAAGTTTTGTTAAAAAAGGAGAAGAAATTAAATTTAAAATTACCGAATTTGATAAAGAATCTAAGAAAATAGTCGTTTCTCATACATCTACTTTCCGTGATTGTGATACAGATTCTAAAAAAACTTCTCGTGTAAAAAAAATAAAAAAAATCAAAAAAAGTAGAAAATTTGAAATATCTACTCTTGGAGATATAGAAGGATTGGTGAAATTGAAAGAAAAAATCGAAAAAGAAAAAGATAAATAG